The window CGTGCTGCACCGCACCGAGAAGGCGGGACTCGGTGCCGCGTACCTCGCCGGGTTCGCCTGGGGGCTCTGCCGCGGTCACGCCGTGCTGGTCGAGATGGACGCCGACGGCTCGCACCGCCCCGAGGAACTCGGCAGACTCCTCGATCGCTGCGCTTCGGGCGCCGACCTCGTGATCGGCTCTCGCTGGGTGCCCGGCGGCTCCGTCGTGAACTGGCCGTGGTACCGCATCGCGCTCTCCCGAGGCGGTTCGCTCTACAGTCGCATCATGCTCGGTGTCCGGGTCCGCGACCTCACCGGTGGGTACCGTGCCGTCCGAGCCGACCTGATCCGCACGCTCGTCGCCGAGGACATCGCGTCGACCGGGTACTGCTTCCAGGTCGACGTGGCCCGACGTGCTCTTCGTGCCGGCGCTGTCGTCGCGGAGGTCCCCGTCACCTTCGTCGAACGCGAGCGGGGAGCGTCGAAGATGAGCAGCGCGATCGTCGTCGAGGCGCTGGTCCGCGTGACCGGGTGGGGACTGCAACGGGCGTTCCGGCGCGGTTCGCGGTGAGGCGCTCGGCGCACAGCGGGTTCGCGCACCACAGACCGGTCAGGAGGCACGGATCGCCTGCTCCGGCCTGCGTCCGTCCGCATCGGGGCTGGTATCAGAGCGCGGGGTCGCGTAGACTCGCTCGGTCGGCCTTCGACGCCGTGACATCGTGATCACGGACTTCTTGTTGGGTGTGTGTTGCTCGAGGGCTGGAATCACGTCGAATCGCGACGGGATGAACCCCCTCTCCGCAAGCAGCCCCCGCCGATGTCGCTGTCGGGCGCTGCGGTTCGTTGCGCACCCGAGAAAGCAGACATGGCCCCGTACAACAAGGGCGCGGACAACCGCGCCTCCGACCGTCCCCGCCACCCGAACGGCACCCCCGCCGCACGCAGCAGCAAGCACCGCGGGTTCCGCGCTGCCGAGCCGACCGCGCCGCGTCAGAAGCAGCGCTGGGACGCCGAGGAGCGTCGCGGCCGTTCGGCGCAGGGTGAGCGCCCCGCCCGCCCGAACTGGGAGCCCCGCGACAGCGGTGGCCAGCGCCGCCCCGAGCGCGACGACCGTGGTGGTCGTGGCTTCAACCGTGACGACCGTGCCCCGCGTCGTTTTGACCGCGATGACCGCGCGCCTCGCCGCTTCGACCGCGACGACCGTGCGCCGCGTCGAGACAACGATGACCGCCCGCGTCGCAGCTTCGACCGCGATGACCGCGCTCCCCGCACCTTCAACCGCGACGACCGCGCTCCCCGTCGCTTCGACCGCGATGACCGTGCGCCCCGTCGTTTCGACCGCGATGACCGTGCGCCCCGTCGTGACAACGACGACCGACCGCGTCGTTTCGATCGCGATGACCGTGCGCCGCGCAGCTTCAACCGCGATGACCGTGCGCCCCGTCGCGACCAGGACGACCGTCCCCGTCGCTTCGACCGCGACGACCGAGCGCCCCGTCGTGACAACGACGACCGCCCGCGTCGTGGCTTCGACCGCGACGACCGCGCTCCGCGCAAGTTCGACCGCGATGACCGCGCTCCGCGCAAGTTCGACCGCGATGACCGCAGCGACCGTGCCCCGCGCCGCTCGTTCGACGAGCCCGAGCGCGGCAAGTTCGTCCCCGCCGACGACGTCAAGCTCGCCAAGCTCCAGGCCGAGTCCACCGTGGCGTCCGACGTCGAGGGCGTGACCTTCGGCGACCTCGGCATCGGCGGCAACATCTCCCGCGCCCTGCAGGAGCTCGGCGCCAGCAGCCCGTTCCCGATCCAGGCGGCGACGATCCCCGACGTGATCGCCGGCAAGGACGTCCTCGGTCGTGGCCGCACGGGCTCCGGCAAGACCATCGCGTTCGGCGCCCCGCTCGTCGAGAAGCTCATGGAGCACGGCGGCGGCACGAAGCGCAAGATGGGCCGCGCCCCGCGTGCGCTCATCCTCGCGCCGACCCGCGAGCTCGCCCTGCAGATCGACCGCACGGTGCAGCCGATCGCCCGCTCGGTCGGGCTTTTCACCACGCAGATCTACGGCGGTGTCCCGTACGGCCGTCAGGAGGGCGCGCTCGAGCGCGGCGTCGACATCATCGTCGGCACCCCCGGTCGTGTGCAGGACCTCATGAACAAGGGGAAGCTCGACCTCAGCGAGGTCGTCATCTCCGTGCTCGACGAGGCCGACCACATGTGCGACCTCGGGTTCCTCGAGCCGGTGCAGGAGATCCTCTCCGCCACGGCCGAGGTCACCCCGCAGGGCAACCGTGCGCAGAAGCTGCTGTTCAGCGCGACGCTCGACACCCAGGTCGCGGCGCTCGTCGAGCAGTTCCTGCACGAGCCGAGCGTGCACGAGGTCGCGGGTGAGGACCAGGCGTCCTCGACCATCGACCACCGCGTCCTCGTGGTCGAGCAGCGCGAGAAGGACCGTGTCCTCGAGGAGCTCGTCGCCGGCGACGGCAAGACGATCGTCTTCGCTCGGACCCGCGCCTACGCCGAGCGTCTCGCCGACCAGTTCGAGGACGCCGGCATCCGTGCCACGTCGCTCCACGGCGACCTGAACCAGTCGCGCCGCACCCGCAACCTGCAGCTCCTGACGAGTGGCCGGGTGAACGTCCTCGTCGCCACCGACGTCGCCGCCCGTGGCATCCACGTCGACGACGTGTCGCTCGTCGTGCAGGCGGACGCCCCGGACGACTACAAGGCGTACATGCACCGCTCCGGCCGCACGGGTCGTGCGGGCAAGGAGGGCACCGTCGTGACGATCGTCCCGCGTGGCCGCATCCGCAAGATCGAGGGCATCCTCGAGCGTGCCGAGATCGAGGCGGACCTCGTGCAGGCCGCACCCGGTGACGGCATCGTCAGCGAGCTCGCCGCGCGGTAGACGCGACCCCAGGACGGACGGGAGGCCCGTGGCATGCGTGCCACGGGCCTCCCGTCCGTCACATGGTGAGCAGCATGGTCGGGTCCCGAAGTCGGACCCGACCATTTCTGCTCACGAAGCGCCCGCGTGACCGCGCTCAGCGGTTGAAGAACAGCAACCCGCGCACGAAGCCGGCCTGACCGGCGTGCTGCGTGCAGTCGTCGAGGATGCTCACGAGCCGGGCGCCGGCGGTGACGGGCGGGTCCCACGCGTCGTCGACCACGGGGTCGAGGTCGTCCGGACCGAGCGTGCCGAGGTACGCGACGGTGCGGTCGTGGACCGCGCGCAGGTACCCGGTGAGCAGCGCAGCAGAGGCGCGCACGCGACCGACGTCGTCGCGGGACATGCCGTAGCCCAGGGCCTCGGCCGGGAACGGCAGGCCGAACCGCTCGTACCAGCCGTCCGCGGTCCACACCTGCGCGGTGCCCGCCAGGTCGGCGATCTGGACGTCCTGCCCGCGGGCGGTGTGCCACGCGAGCCACGCCAGGGTGTTCGCCCCGGCGGCGGGACGCGCTGCGAGCTGGTCCTCGGACAGGCCGTCGACGGCGCGTTCGACGGTCTCGGGCACGCGGGAGAACGCTTCGATCAGGACTTCGGACGGTGTCATGCGCACCACGCTACGCGCGCGCCACGACACACGGGGTCACGCAGATCGTCCGGCGGAACGGGCCGCGGTCTCCGCACGTGAGTGGCGGTCCAGGGCGTCGCCGAGCCCGGTGAACGCTGCGGCGAGCCGGACCCGGTCGGCGGGGGCGACGACCTCGCGGAAGGCGTCCGAGTAGACGGCGCCGATCTGTCGGGCGACCTCGGCGCCCGAGGCGGTGAGGTGCAGCAGCACACTGCGACGGTCCTGCGGGTTCGGGCGGCGTTCGAGGTGCCCGCGCTGCTCGAGGCGGTCGACGAGCGAGGTCATGGCACCGGTGGTGAGCTCGAGGTACTCGCCGGCCTGCTTCGGGGTGACCCCGTCGCCGTCGGCCGCTGCGAGGAAGAACACGAACCGGGTGTCCGTGGCGTTCAGCCCGCGCACGACGCTCTCGTGGTGCAGGACACGGGCGTGCTGCGTCTGGAGCATGCGGAAGGCGGTGAGGAGCTGCGCCAGGTCGGTGTCCGCGTCCACGATGTCGGGCAGCGAGACGGTCGGGGACACGGGCGCGGGCGGCAGGGCGTCGGGCAGGACGGGCTGGGTGGTGTCCGTCATGGGCAGCTCTTCTCGGCAGGAGGTGGATGACTCAGTCAACAAGTATCTCACTCGTCAAGACACCCCCAGCACGGGGGTAGTGCCTTCCCTTGTGAGTTGCTCGGCGGAAAAGTAGCTTGATCGTCGTAGCAACCACCCCGGCTCCGACGCGACCAACCACCGCGACCACGGCGCCACCGTTTCCGGATCAGGAGCTCTCGCAATGTCTCGTGTCACCCCTCGCGCCGCCCGTCTCGCGGCCTGGATCGCCATCCCCGCCGCCCTCGTCGCCTCGGGTGTCGTCGTCTCGACCGCGTCCTACTCGGCGTTCTCGGCGACCACCGTCAACCCGACGAGCAACTGGACCGCCGGCAGCGTCGCCCTCTCCGACGACGACAACAACACCGCGCTCTTCACCGCGACCGCCCTGAAGCCCGGTTCGACCGGTGCGAACTGCATCACGGTCACCTCGACGGGCTCGCTGCCCTCGACCGTCAAGCTGTACGGCACCGCCGCCAGCACGACGAAGGACCTCGCCGCGAACATCAGCCTGACCGTCGAGCAGGGCACCGGCGGCGGCTTCGGCTCCTGCACGGGCTTCACGCCGCTCGCCACCGGCGGCACGATCACGGCTGCGAACACCACGCTGGCGTCCTTCGGGTCAGCGGCGACCAACTTCGCCACCGGCGTCGGCTCGTGGGCCCCGACCGGCACCGCGTCCGAATCGCGCGTCTACCGCTTCTCCTACAAGGTCTCGGACACCGCCCCGAACACGGCCCAGGGCGGCACCGCGGCGCTCGGCTTCACCTGGGAAGCCCAGAACAGCTGACCCGGGGAGCACTCCCCACCCGGTGACCGGGGCTGCGCCCGAGCCAGCCCCGGCCGCCACCCCCGAGAACGCGCCCCCGGTCGAAGGCAGTCATGAGCAGCATCGCAGTGCACGGTGGTCCCGCACCGCACGCCGTGCTCCGTGACGTCGTCGACTGGGGGCGCGTCGTCGTCGGCACGGTCGCACGCGGTGTGGTCGCCACCCTCCTCGGCCTGGCCCTCTGGGCGGCCGCGCCCGCCGTGATCGGTTGGCAGCCCACCACGGTGATGACCGGGTCCATGGAGCCGCGCCTCACCCCCGGTGACGTCGTCGTGTCACGGCCGGTCGCGTCCGGCGAGGTCCAGGCCGGCAAGATCCTGCTCGCCGACGACCCCGACCAGTCCGGTCACCTGCGCATGCACCGGTACGTCGAGGACGGCCCGGGCGGCACCCTCGTCACGAAGGGCGACGCGAACCCGCAGCCGGACTCGACGCCGCTCGAGCGCTCGGCCGTGCACGGGGTCGCGTTCCTGCGCATCCCGTTCGTCGGGGCGCCGGTCCTGTGGCTCCGACAGGGGGAGTGGACGAAGGTCGTCGTGCTCGCGCTCGGCCTGACGGCGCTGCTCGCGCTCTGCACGGTCGACGGGTCGTTCCGCCGCCTCACGGCGGTCGACGACGAGCGCGACGACGACGGCGGCGGCTCGGACGGGGGCGACGACGCCCACGGGTCGAGCGTCGGCCCGTCGGACGGTGCCGGTGCCGGCCGGGAGGCGCGGGACGACGCCGCCACGCGCCTGGCGTCCGGCACGGCGACCGTCGTCACCCGTCGCTCGCTGCGGGTGCACGAGCGTCGCGTCCAGCGGCTGCGCCGCTTCGGCGGCGCCGCGGCGGTCCTCGTCATCGCGGGCAGCGTCGGGGTGCTCGTACCGGCGCAGGCGGTGGCCGTGCCGTGGTCGCGGACGACGGTGAACCCGGGTTCGACCTTCACGGCGGGCACGGCGACCGGTGTGCCCACGCTGACCTGCACCGCGGCGTCGTCGAACACCGTGACGATCGCCTGGACGTACACGGACCCGACGGTGCCGTACTCCTTCGACCTGGTGAACGGGACGGCCCAGCTCGCCACCGCCACGACCGCCGGGCAACGTTCGCTCGTCTACGGCGGTGCCGGCCTGCTCGACCTCGGCACGACGTACACGCTGAACCTCCGCACGAACCTCGGCAACGGGTGGACCGCCACCAGCACGCCGACCGTCAAGGTCAAGGTCGTGTCGGTCCTCGGTCTGGCCTCGGCGAGCTGCGTGCCCTGAGTCCTCCCCAGGCGGCGGTTCTCCCCAGGCGGCGCGCGGCCGTCCGGCGATGTCCCCGGCCGGCGTTACCGTGTCCGCATGCGCATCCTGCACACCGGCGACTGGCACCTCGGCCGCACGCTGCTCGGTGCCGACCTCCTCGAGCACCAGGCGGCGTTCCTCGACTGGCTCGTCGACCTCGTGCAGGACCGCTCCGTCGACCTCGTCGTGATCGCCGGAGACGTGTACGACCGGGCGATCCCGCCGATCGACGCCGTCCGCATGCTGTCCCGGGTGCTCGAACGCCTGGCGCAGACGGCGACCGTGGTGCTCACGCCGGGCAACCACGACTCCGCCGCACGCCTGGGGTTCGGCGCCGGTGTGATGGACCGCCGGGTGCGCATCCTCGCCGAACCCGCCCGGATCGCCGACCCGGTGCTCGTCGACGACGCCGACGGCCCGGTGGCGGTCTACGGCATCCCCTACCTGCACCCGGACCTGACCCGGTACGCACTGGCCGACGTGCCGGACGAACCCCTCGCACGGTCGCACCACGCGGTCGTGCGCGCCGCCACCGAACGCATCCGTTCCGACCTCTCACTGCGGGGGAGCACCCGCAGCGTCGTCGTCGCGCACGCCTTCGTCGGCGGGGCCGACCCGAGCGACAGCGAGCAGGACATCCGCGTCGGCGGTGTCGACCGGGTGGCCGAATCGGTCTTCGACGGGTTCGACTACGTCGCCCTCGGGCACCTGCACGGTCCGCAGCGCGTCGGCGACGGCGGCCGGATCCGGTACGCCGGCTCACCGCTGGCGTTCTCGTTCGGCGAGCGGCACCAGCAGAAGTCGGTGACCCTCGTCGAACTCGACGCCGGCGGCGCCGTCAGCACCGAGCTCGTGCCGGCCCCGGTGCCGCGACGCCTGGTCGACGTCCGCGGCAGCATCGACGACGTCGAGTCCGGCGTCTTCCGCGCCGACGCCGATGCGTGGGTCCGGGTGGCCGTGACCGACACGGTGCACCCCGAGCGCATGTACGCCCGGGTCAAGGACCACTTCCCGCACGCGTTGGCGATCACGCACGAGCCCGCCGACCGTGGCCCGGCGACAGCCGCCCGCGCGGTCACGGCGACGTCCGACCCGGTCGAGGTCGCAGCCGACTTCGTGGCCTTCGCCACCGGTGCCGCGCCCGACGACGACGAGCACGCCGTCCTGACCGAGGCGTACGAGGCCGCGGTGCTGGCGCTGCAGCGCGAGGGGGACCGCTGATGTACCTGCACCGACTCGAACTCCGTGCCATCGGGCCCTACCCCGACCTGGTGTCCATCGACTTCGCAGCGCTCGCGGCCTCCGGGGTGTTCCTGCTCGAAGGGCCGACCGGTTCCGGCAAGTCGACGATCATCGACGCCGTCGTGTTCGCCCTGTACGGCGGGCTCGCCGGGTCCGACGCCAGCTCCGACCGCCTGCACAGCCAGCACGCCGACCCCGCCGTGGAGCCCTTCGTCGAGCTCGTCTTCGAGACCGGCGCCGGGACCTACCGGGTCCGCCGCACCCCGCAGTACGACCGACCGAAGCAGCGGGGGACCGGCACCGTCAAGCAGCAGGCGTCCGTGCAGCTCTTCCGCCTGGCGAGCCCGTCCGACGTCGCCGGTGAACCCATGTCGTCGCGCATCCCCGAGGTCGGCGTCGAGATCGGCCGCATCATCGGGCTGGACCGCGCGCAGTTCCTGCAGACCGTGGTGCTGCCCCAGGGCGAGTTCGCACGGTTCCTGCGTTCCCCTGGTGAAGACCGCCGCAAGCTCCTGCAGTCCCTGTTCGGCACGCAGGTCTACGACCGCACCGCCGACGAACTCGCCGCGCGGCGCCGCGCCGTGCAGGCCGAGGTCGACGGCGCCGACGACCGTGTCCGCGACGCCCTGAACCGCTTCGCCCAGGCCGCTGGCCTCGACGGCGCCGACGAGGTCAGCGTGCCGTCGACCGTCGCGTCGATCCGCGCGGCGGCCGACGCCGCTGTGGCCGTCCGTGCTGCGGCGGCCTCGGCGGCGACGGCGGCGGCCGAGCACGAACAGGTGGTCACGGCGCGTGCGACCGCCCTCGAACGACGTGCGGGGCTGCTCGCGCGGCAGACCGCGCTCGACGACGACGCCCCGGCCGTCGACGACGCCCGGGCGACCGTGGCCCTCGGCGAACGCGCCGCACGGGTCGCCGCCGTGGCCGACGGACTCGACGCCGCGGTCCTGCGGGCGGAGGAGACCACCGCGGCGGCCCGGGCGGTGCGCGATCGCCACGGGGTCGCCGAGGCCCCCGACGTCGTCGTGGGCCGGCGCGATGCCCTGGCCGACGACCTGTCCGCTGCGCGCCACCTCGTCGCGGTCGAGGACGGCGCCGCTGCTCGACGGTCCGCCATCGCCGAGGCCGTCGCGACCGCCGAGCAGCTCGCCGGGCAGCTGGTCGCGCTCGACGCCGCGCTCGACGCCCGACCGGCCGAACGGGCCCGCATCGTCGAGGCCGCACGCACCGCGGCCCGGACCGCGGCCGACGCGGACGCGGCAGCGCACGAGGTCACCCGCGTCCGATCCCTCCGGTCCGAGCTGGTGGCGCGCGACCACGCGGCGCAGCGCGTCACCGCGGCCGAGCGGACCGTCACCGCGGCACGACGATCGGCGACCGAGGCCCTCGCCGCCGAGCGTGCGCTCCGTGAACGCCGGATCGCCGGCCTCGCCGGAGAACTCGGCGCAGCGCTCACCACCGGGGACCCCTGTCCGGTCTGCGGGTCGACGGAACACCCGTCGGTGGCCACCCCGCAGGACGACCACCCGACCACCGAAGCCGTCGACGCCGCGGGCGACGCCACCCGGCGTGCGGACCAGCGCCTCGCCGAGGCCGCGTCGGACCTGGCGGTCGAAC of the Curtobacterium sp. TC1 genome contains:
- a CDS encoding mycothiol transferase produces the protein MTPSEVLIEAFSRVPETVERAVDGLSEDQLAARPAAGANTLAWLAWHTARGQDVQIADLAGTAQVWTADGWYERFGLPFPAEALGYGMSRDDVGRVRASAALLTGYLRAVHDRTVAYLGTLGPDDLDPVVDDAWDPPVTAGARLVSILDDCTQHAGQAGFVRGLLFFNR
- a CDS encoding DEAD/DEAH box helicase, which gives rise to MAPYNKGADNRASDRPRHPNGTPAARSSKHRGFRAAEPTAPRQKQRWDAEERRGRSAQGERPARPNWEPRDSGGQRRPERDDRGGRGFNRDDRAPRRFDRDDRAPRRFDRDDRAPRRDNDDRPRRSFDRDDRAPRTFNRDDRAPRRFDRDDRAPRRFDRDDRAPRRDNDDRPRRFDRDDRAPRSFNRDDRAPRRDQDDRPRRFDRDDRAPRRDNDDRPRRGFDRDDRAPRKFDRDDRAPRKFDRDDRSDRAPRRSFDEPERGKFVPADDVKLAKLQAESTVASDVEGVTFGDLGIGGNISRALQELGASSPFPIQAATIPDVIAGKDVLGRGRTGSGKTIAFGAPLVEKLMEHGGGTKRKMGRAPRALILAPTRELALQIDRTVQPIARSVGLFTTQIYGGVPYGRQEGALERGVDIIVGTPGRVQDLMNKGKLDLSEVVISVLDEADHMCDLGFLEPVQEILSATAEVTPQGNRAQKLLFSATLDTQVAALVEQFLHEPSVHEVAGEDQASSTIDHRVLVVEQREKDRVLEELVAGDGKTIVFARTRAYAERLADQFEDAGIRATSLHGDLNQSRRTRNLQLLTSGRVNVLVATDVAARGIHVDDVSLVVQADAPDDYKAYMHRSGRTGRAGKEGTVVTIVPRGRIRKIEGILERAEIEADLVQAAPGDGIVSELAAR
- a CDS encoding exonuclease SbcCD subunit D, with the translated sequence MRILHTGDWHLGRTLLGADLLEHQAAFLDWLVDLVQDRSVDLVVIAGDVYDRAIPPIDAVRMLSRVLERLAQTATVVLTPGNHDSAARLGFGAGVMDRRVRILAEPARIADPVLVDDADGPVAVYGIPYLHPDLTRYALADVPDEPLARSHHAVVRAATERIRSDLSLRGSTRSVVVAHAFVGGADPSDSEQDIRVGGVDRVAESVFDGFDYVALGHLHGPQRVGDGGRIRYAGSPLAFSFGERHQQKSVTLVELDAGGAVSTELVPAPVPRRLVDVRGSIDDVESGVFRADADAWVRVAVTDTVHPERMYARVKDHFPHALAITHEPADRGPATAARAVTATSDPVEVAADFVAFATGAAPDDDEHAVLTEAYEAAVLALQREGDR
- a CDS encoding signal peptidase I, whose amino-acid sequence is MSSIAVHGGPAPHAVLRDVVDWGRVVVGTVARGVVATLLGLALWAAAPAVIGWQPTTVMTGSMEPRLTPGDVVVSRPVASGEVQAGKILLADDPDQSGHLRMHRYVEDGPGGTLVTKGDANPQPDSTPLERSAVHGVAFLRIPFVGAPVLWLRQGEWTKVVVLALGLTALLALCTVDGSFRRLTAVDDERDDDGGGSDGGDDAHGSSVGPSDGAGAGREARDDAATRLASGTATVVTRRSLRVHERRVQRLRRFGGAAAVLVIAGSVGVLVPAQAVAVPWSRTTVNPGSTFTAGTATGVPTLTCTAASSNTVTIAWTYTDPTVPYSFDLVNGTAQLATATTAGQRSLVYGGAGLLDLGTTYTLNLRTNLGNGWTATSTPTVKVKVVSVLGLASASCVP
- a CDS encoding MarR family winged helix-turn-helix transcriptional regulator: MTDTTQPVLPDALPPAPVSPTVSLPDIVDADTDLAQLLTAFRMLQTQHARVLHHESVVRGLNATDTRFVFFLAAADGDGVTPKQAGEYLELTTGAMTSLVDRLEQRGHLERRPNPQDRRSVLLHLTASGAEVARQIGAVYSDAFREVVAPADRVRLAAAFTGLGDALDRHSRAETAARSAGRSA
- a CDS encoding AAA family ATPase, which codes for MYLHRLELRAIGPYPDLVSIDFAALAASGVFLLEGPTGSGKSTIIDAVVFALYGGLAGSDASSDRLHSQHADPAVEPFVELVFETGAGTYRVRRTPQYDRPKQRGTGTVKQQASVQLFRLASPSDVAGEPMSSRIPEVGVEIGRIIGLDRAQFLQTVVLPQGEFARFLRSPGEDRRKLLQSLFGTQVYDRTADELAARRRAVQAEVDGADDRVRDALNRFAQAAGLDGADEVSVPSTVASIRAAADAAVAVRAAAASAATAAAEHEQVVTARATALERRAGLLARQTALDDDAPAVDDARATVALGERAARVAAVADGLDAAVLRAEETTAAARAVRDRHGVAEAPDVVVGRRDALADDLSAARHLVAVEDGAAARRSAIAEAVATAEQLAGQLVALDAALDARPAERARIVEAARTAARTAADADAAAHEVTRVRSLRSELVARDHAAQRVTAAERTVTAARRSATEALAAERALRERRIAGLAGELGAALTTGDPCPVCGSTEHPSVATPQDDHPTTEAVDAAGDATRRADQRLAEAASDLAVERAEHQRLVDVVGTVDTAALDALTEAADARVRAAHAAAALVLQHERQRAEHDTETGRLQRERNDLDARRTVLTSTAQADAERLDTDLGTVAAARERLGALLDDRPTTLRAAVELLDERLEAYRAVVQADERVATATRARDDRRAEVARVLDDQGFADVAAARAGRLDPGDTARLRARISAAEAERAVVVAGLAEPSVVAAADDSAERLDLDGARVARERTAAELEQATGAAASAADRADAVDRCATEVTRAIRARDETSARSRAVVRLADIANGVTAANPTGITLGTYVLMRRFEDVVAAANDRLRGMLAGRFTLETSDERESGSRARRTGLALAVHDHTTDTVRDPRSLSGGETFTVSLCLALGLADVVQAEAGGVSLGTLFVDEGFGTLDPETLDDVIGQLSRLTAGGRQVGIVSHVEELKQRIPERIAVRRTAAGGSHVTTTV
- a CDS encoding polyprenol monophosphomannose synthase, whose protein sequence is MTHRSDREGTLVVIPTYNERDNLESVIARVHAARPEVQVLVVDDGSPDGTGAIADRLARGDDRVHVLHRTEKAGLGAAYLAGFAWGLCRGHAVLVEMDADGSHRPEELGRLLDRCASGADLVIGSRWVPGGSVVNWPWYRIALSRGGSLYSRIMLGVRVRDLTGGYRAVRADLIRTLVAEDIASTGYCFQVDVARRALRAGAVVAEVPVTFVERERGASKMSSAIVVEALVRVTGWGLQRAFRRGSR